The following are encoded together in the Brassica napus cultivar Da-Ae chromosome A9, Da-Ae, whole genome shotgun sequence genome:
- the LOC125578249 gene encoding uncharacterized protein LOC125578249: MADEVDRRLNAALDEAIDEYFEDSYNNILENQTKKPKKRAYVERNREDGHNRLWKDYFCDDPTFPAHLFRRRFRMNKEVFMRIVDRLSENIPFFQQKRDAVGRLGLSPLQKCTAALRMLAYGCAADAVDEYLRLGESTALSCLSNFTEGVIDWFGPEYLRRPTPDDLQRLLDIGEIRGFPGMIGSIDCPKAELFAKVQEATRKDVERAFGVLQARFAIVKNPAILWDKKQIGMVMRTCIILHNMIVENERDGYTQFDTSAFEEGDSSRSSQAYT; this comes from the exons ATGGCAGATGAAGTCGATCGAAGATTAAATGCGGCTTTGGATGAGGCTATCGATGAATATTTTGAAGATAGCTACAACAACATTTTGGAGAACCAAACAAAGAAACCGAAGAAACGTGCATACGTCGAAAGAAACCGCGAGGATGGCCATAACCGTCTATGGAAAGACTACTTTTGTGATGATCCGACGTTTCCGGCTCATTTATTCAGACGGCGTTTTCGCATGAACAAGGAAGTATTCATGCGTATTGTCGATCGCCTATCTGAAAATATTCCATTCTTTCAACAAAAAAGGGATGCTGTCGGAAGGTTAGGACTATCTCCTTTAcaaaagtgtacggcagctCTTCGTATGCTTGCTTATGGTTGTGCAGCTGACGCtgttgacgaatatctccgacttggtgaaagCACAGCACTTTCGTGTTTAAGCAATTTCACTGAAGGCGTAATAGATTGGTTTGGACCTGAGTATCTACGAAGACCCACCCCAGAcgatcttcaacgactactcgatattggagagatacGCGGTTTTCCAGGGATgattggaagcatcgact gtcctaaagccgAGTTATTTGCTAAAGTTCAAGAAGCAACCAGAAAAGATGTagaacgggcttttggagtattgcaagctcGGTTTGCAATTGTGAAAAACCCGGCTATTTTGTGGGACAAGAAACAAATAGGGATGGTTATGCGAACATGTATCATactgcacaatatgatagtagaaaatGAACGGGATGGCTATACTCAGTTTGATACATCTGCGTTTGAAGAAGGAGACTCGAGTAGAAGTTCACAG GCGTACACATga
- the LOC106419952 gene encoding glutathione S-transferase T3-like → MASSHSFVNLLASQGSVDLDSVETPLFSSQCPEESSVKERRKWTVKDDIILIGAWLNTSKDSIVSNEQKAGAFWKRIVDYYNSSPLLVGTVPRELGQCKQRWARINDLVCKFAGCYDMALREQRSGQNENDVMKQALDIFYSDQNMKFNLEHAWRELRHDVKWCATYLEKDKDKRKPGDSPVPEPEERPIGVKAAKAAGKRLKTGKEEELSKLQGLLETKKLISKQSLLESLLAKPEPLSEMELALKMKLLSEMLS, encoded by the coding sequence ATGGCAAGTTCCCATAGTTTTGTTAACCTCTTAGCGAGTCAAGGATCAGTCGACCTTGACTCAGTAGAAACTCCTTTGTTTAGTAGCCAATGTCCTGAAGAGTCTAGTGTTAAAGAGAGGAGAAAGTGGACTGTGAAGGATGATATAATTCTCATTGGTGCTTGGCTCAACACCAGCAAAGATTCAATAGTTAGTAATGAACAAAAAGCTGGTGCCTTCTGGAAGAGGATTGTCGACTATTACAACTCCAGTCCTCTCCTGGTTGGGACAGTGCCAAGAGAACTAGGTCAATGCAAGCAAAGATGGGCTAGGATCAATGATTTAGTCTGTAAGTTTGCTGGATGCTACGACATGGCACTGAGGGAGCAGAGAAGCGGGCAGAATGAGAACGATGTGATGAAGCAAGCGTTGGATATCTTCTACAGTGACCAGAACATGAAGTTCAACTTGGAACATGCCTGGCGGGAGCTTAGGCACGATGTTAAATGGTGCGCAACGTATCTGGAGAAGGACAAGGATAAGCGAAAACCAGGGGATTCTCCAGTTCCAGAGCCAGAAGAGAGACCTATAGGGGTTAAAGCTGCTAAGGCTGCAGGGAAGAGGCTTAAAAcgggaaaagaagaagaattgtcGAAGCTACAAGGACTGTTGGAGACGAAAAAACTAATCTCCAAGCAAAGTTTGCTAGAAAGTTTGCTTGCAAAGCCCGAGCCTCTCTCTGAGATGGAATTAGCTCTCAAAATGAAACTTTTATCTGAAATGTTGTCCTGA
- the LOC106420090 gene encoding uncharacterized protein LOC106420090 yields MEEELRDMKARKAHYDMLHFVADAQQGIPKLCPCGSITKESVDEEDTYDYLPGKRYFICKDFENDGMHFRQPWVMGVQQEVERLKIRVHEHEKLLRECDELKAQVRMLLRRVSDLERVV; encoded by the exons ATGGAGGAAGAACTGCGAGATATGAAGGCACGCAAAGCACACTACGACATGCTCCATTTCGTTGCAGACGCGCAACAAGGGATTCCCAAACTGTGCCCCTGTGGATCAATCACGAAGGAATCCGTGGATGAAGAGGATACATATGACTACCTCCCAGGGAAAAGATACTTCATCTGCAAAGACTTCGAG AATGACGGGATGCATTTTAGGCAGCCATGGGTTATGGGTGTGCAACAAGAGGTAGAGAGGCTCAAAATAAGGGTTCACGAGCATGAGAAGCTTCTCAGGGAATGCGACGAACTGAAG GCCCAGGTGAGGATGCTGCTTAGGCGTGTGTCTGACCTTGAGAGAGTCGTCTGA
- the LOC106419998 gene encoding uncharacterized protein LOC106419998, whose protein sequence is MELEKEKKDPKEAKSNGKMKSAASIPDNYVSILQLQERWMKDKERKQKEREIVQRGVKQQVNAVEEPRVKLKEMGYEVSAIVSKKDEDGGDSRKKKWSKKKVNKKNQGGPVEAVVKCGSNNNPVKEETQGEKVVQNRENAACNSIGVETQFKQRVEEGGRDRNVNGAVRLNSGKGYYRNQKHDWSSTRVIKATKTMVWVKKGGE, encoded by the coding sequence ATGGAGCttgaaaaggaaaagaaagatccAAAGGAGGCGAAAAGTAATGGGAAGATGAAGAGTGCGGCTTCGATTCCGGATAACTACGTATCCATTCTTCAGCTCCAGGAGCGCTGGATGAAAGATAAAGAGCGGAAACAGAAGGAAAGAGAGATTGTACAGAGAGGAGTGAAGCAGCAGGTGAATGCCGTAGAGGAACCAAGGGTGAAGCTCAAGGAAATGGGGTATGAGGTATCTGCAATTGTGAGCAAGAAGGACGAAGATGGAGGAgattcgaggaagaagaaatggtCTAAGAAGAAGGTGAATAAGAAGAATCAAGGTGGGCCTGTGGAGGCGGTTGTAAAGTGTGGATCGAACAACAATCCGGTGAAAGAGGAAACTCAGGGAGAAAAAGTAGTTCAGAACAGAGAGAATGCTGCTTGTAACTCGATCGGTGTGGAAACTCAGTTTAAGCAGCGAGTAGAAGAGGGAGGAAGAGATAGAAATGTCAACGGAGCTGTGAGATTGAACAGCGGAAAAGGTTATTACAGAAACCAGAAACATGATTGGTCGTCTACACGTGTAATTAAGGCAACAAAGACTATGGTGTGGGTGAAGAAAGGGGGAGAATGA
- the LOC106420232 gene encoding ras-related protein RABA1a, producing MAGSYKVDEEYDYLFKLVLIGDSGVGKSNLLSRFTKNEFNLESKSTIGVEFATKTLRVDSKVVKAQIWDTAGQERYRAITSAYYRGAVGALLVYDVTRHSTFENAARWLRELRGHTDPNIVVMLIGNKCDLRHLVAIKTEEAKAFAERESLYFMETSALDATNVENAFTEVLAQIHKIVSKRSVDGTNREGEGGSSSGLPKKGETINVKEDGSVLKRMGCCSN from the exons ATGGCTGGTAGCTACAAAGTCGACGAAGAGTACGATTACCTCTTCAAGCTCGTCTTGATCGGAGACTCCGGCGTCGGCAAATCGAATCTTCTCTCGAGATTCACAAAGAACGAGTTCAACCTCGAATCAAAGTCTACCATCGGCGTTGAGTTCGCTACCAAGACACTCAGAGTCGACAGCAAAGTCGTCAAAGCTCAGATCTGGGATACTGCTGGTCAAGAGAG ATACCGAGCGATCACAAGCGCTTACTACAGAGGAGCTGTAGGTGCGTTACTCGTCTATGACGTGACAAGGCACTCTACGTTTGAGAACGCAGCGAGATGGCTAAGGGAGCTACGAGGGCACACGGATCCGAACATTGTTGTGATGCTTATAGGTAACAAGTGCGATCTGCGTCACTTGGTGGCGATTAAAACAGAGGAAGCTAAAGCCTTTGCTGAGAGAGAGTCTCTCTATTTCATGGAGACGTCGGCGTTGGATGCGACCAACGTTGAAAACGCCTTCACCGAAGTGTTGGCTCAGATTCATAAGATAGTGAGCAAACGAAGCGTTGATGGAACcaacagagaaggagaaggagggtCTTCGTCTGGTTTGCCAAAGAAAGGAGAGACGATTAATGTTAAAGAAGACGGATCGGTTCTTAAGAGAATGGGTTGTTGCTCTAACTAG